The DNA sequence CGTCGGCCCGTACGGGTTGCGGTTGCTGCCGGGCGGGCTCTCCCGGGTGCCCAGCTCCTTGCGCGCGGCCGAGATGATCGTCCGCGAACGGCCCCGGGCCCGCGCCCTGGACGGCTTGGTCGAGCCGCGGGTGCGCTCGGCCCGGCCGTCCGCGACTCCGTCGTGCTCGACCTCCTTCTCCAACGCGCGCAGCTTGCGGGCGGCGTCCTCCAGCTCGCCCCGCACGTGCCGGACGGTCCCGGCGGTCTCCTTGGTGTACCCGGGCTCCAGGTCCGCGGCCTGCGCCACGGCCTTGAGCAGGGCGGCCCGCGTGCCGACGGCCTTGCCCGCGTCGAGCAGCCGGGTCGCCGCGTCGAGGTACTCGTCCACGGCCCGCCGCGCCCGCGTGTGCCCGGTCGTCAACGCGCTCGTGACGCCGGCGACGATCTTCTCCGCGTCACGGGCGGCGTCCGCGGTGACCCGCAGCTGCCTGCCCAGCTTGCCGGCCCGCTTCTCGAAGCCCTCGGAGTTGTCGCCCTTCCAGTGCTCCAGCACGGTCTTGGCGGCCTTGCCCTGGTCGTCGTGCCGGTCGGTGAGGCCGGTCGCGGTCCGGTGCAGCGCGTACTGGACCTTCACCGCGTCCTCGGCCTTGCCCGCCAACGAGTTCCGGTGGCCGATCATGCTCTCGGCGAAGTGCCGCGCCATCGCACGGGTGTCCATCAGCCCTCACCCCCGCCGGTGATCACGCGACCGCCCAGCGAACGCGCCACGTCGTCGTCCTGCTCCTTGTACGCGCGGGCGGCGCGGCCCGCGGACGTGGCGAGCGCGTCGGTGTTGTGCGCGACCGCCTTGACCTGCTTGCGCAGCGCCGCGCCGAAGTTGTCGAGCGCCTCGGCGAACCCGGACTGCTTGCCGATGCGGCCGAAGCTGTCGTCGGCGATCTCGCGCACCTCGCGCACGTGCCGCCGGCCCAGCGCGGTGAGGTCGTCGGCCGAGTTCCGGGTCCGCTGCGCGTAGTCGCGGAGCACGCCGGCGTCCACGGAGAACCCGCCACCGCCCCCTCGCGACCCGCCGCCGCCCCCGCCGCCGGACCCGCCTCGCGAGCCGCCGCGCTTCATCGCCTCGACGCCCCGCCGTGCCTCGTCCAGGTGACGCTTGTACGCCCCGTTCGTGTAAGTGCTCCACGGCGTCCACGACCGCCCGTCACCGGAGATCTTGTTCGCCGCACGCGCGTTCTCCGCCGGGTCGAACAGCTCCCGGTTCGACTCCAACCCGAACTCGCGCCGCCGCGCCGGACCCATTCCGCCCAGCATGTTGATCTGCCACAGCCCGTAGGAGTTGTCCGGCGGGGTGGCGTTGTGCGCCCGCGGGTCGCCGCCCGACTCGGCCAGCGCGACCGCCACCGCGATCGTCAGGTCCTGCCCGCGGAACCCCGCGTCGTGCGCGTGCCGGGCGATCTGCTCCGGACTCAACTTGCTCATGCCGCACACCCTGCACCGCGGGTGACCTGGGACGGAACCGCCGTTGCACGCTCGGACAGCGGCAGTGCACGGGGGAGCTACAGTCGAACACGTGAACGAGGGAGGCCTGTTCGACGACGGCTTGTTCGGCGTCGACCCGGAGGAGAAGGCGGCGCGCATCGCCGCCAACGCGCCGCTGGCCGTGCGGATGCGCCCGCGCACCCTGGACGAGGTGGTCGGGCAGGACCACCTGCTCGGGCCGGGCGCGCCGCTGCGCAGGCTGGTGGAGGGCTCGTCGCCCGCCTCGGTCATGCTCTACGGCCCGCCGGGCACCGGCAAGACCACGCTGGCCACGCTCGTCTCGCAGGCCACC is a window from the Saccharothrix saharensis genome containing:
- a CDS encoding CHAP domain-containing protein: MDTRAMARHFAESMIGHRNSLAGKAEDAVKVQYALHRTATGLTDRHDDQGKAAKTVLEHWKGDNSEGFEKRAGKLGRQLRVTADAARDAEKIVAGVTSALTTGHTRARRAVDEYLDAATRLLDAGKAVGTRAALLKAVAQAADLEPGYTKETAGTVRHVRGELEDAARKLRALEKEVEHDGVADGRAERTRGSTKPSRARARGRSRTIISAARKELGTRESPPGSNRNPYGPTAAWCSSFATAMWRKAGVDIPLLPFTGDVFRWGQQRGKAYTSLSAVKPGDVLLFGSGPSSPATSTHIGIVEKVSGGTVTLIEGNSGDSVRRNTHRLSSATFYGGVHP
- a CDS encoding type VII secretion target → MSKLSPEQIARHAHDAGFRGQDLTIAVAVALAESGGDPRAHNATPPDNSYGLWQINMLGGMGPARRREFGLESNRELFDPAENARAANKISGDGRSWTPWSTYTNGAYKRHLDEARRGVEAMKRGGSRGGSGGGGGGGSRGGGGGFSVDAGVLRDYAQRTRNSADDLTALGRRHVREVREIADDSFGRIGKQSGFAEALDNFGAALRKQVKAVAHNTDALATSAGRAARAYKEQDDDVARSLGGRVITGGGEG